From the genome of Spirosomataceae bacterium TFI 002, one region includes:
- a CDS encoding Starch-binding associating with outer membrane: MKNIKKLFLGLAITAGLTACDPSDFGDLNVNPNSPSNPIASSLLTGAERGVQSIFTDTQGCLYVQQMANKQYTSADRYQTIQWSYNGFYTGPLVNLNKIIELNTDEATKGDVAKYGSNNNQIAVARILKAFIFQHITDRWGDIPYSQALQGSENFQPVFDSQEVIYKDLIKELKEAAAQIDNGPSVEGDFINGGDMGKWKTFANSLRALMALRMSKADAALAQSEFNAAIASGVITTNADNIVYPFLEEDTNDNPWQDRFETRRDYTVSEIFVNKLKATSDPRLPVFADIALLKQDYVGMPYGLDESQAGSISNSDVSFLGLAMRQQDSPGYMVTAAQMHLAMAEAAVLGWMTDAETHYNAGVKASLDQYGVGAGADAYLAKDGVKFNASTAMQQIGDQRWIALFGIGYEAWAEWRRTGYPVLSPPANNLNPSGLLPRREGYTTTERDLNGANYTAAISKMGGKDDLDGRVWWDK, encoded by the coding sequence ATGAAAAATATAAAAAAACTATTTCTAGGATTAGCAATAACGGCTGGTTTAACGGCTTGTGATCCTAGCGATTTTGGTGACTTAAATGTCAACCCAAACAGCCCGTCAAATCCTATAGCGTCTTCGCTATTAACTGGTGCTGAAAGAGGTGTGCAGTCGATTTTTACTGACACGCAAGGATGCTTGTACGTTCAGCAAATGGCGAATAAGCAATATACCTCAGCTGATAGATATCAGACAATACAATGGAGTTACAATGGATTTTATACTGGTCCATTGGTGAACTTAAATAAGATTATCGAATTGAATACAGACGAAGCAACTAAAGGTGATGTTGCAAAGTATGGTTCAAACAATAATCAAATTGCTGTAGCAAGAATTTTGAAAGCCTTCATATTTCAGCACATTACTGACCGTTGGGGCGATATTCCTTATTCTCAAGCTTTGCAAGGATCTGAGAACTTTCAGCCTGTATTTGACTCTCAGGAGGTGATTTACAAAGATTTGATCAAGGAGCTTAAAGAAGCTGCTGCTCAAATTGATAATGGTCCTAGTGTAGAAGGTGACTTCATTAATGGTGGAGACATGGGTAAGTGGAAGACTTTCGCAAACTCTTTAAGAGCCCTTATGGCTTTGAGAATGTCAAAGGCTGATGCCGCTCTTGCACAAAGTGAATTCAATGCTGCTATCGCTAGTGGTGTGATTACAACGAATGCTGATAACATTGTTTATCCTTTCTTAGAAGAGGATACTAATGATAACCCATGGCAAGATCGTTTTGAAACTCGTAGAGATTATACAGTTAGTGAAATATTCGTAAACAAATTGAAAGCTACTAGCGATCCACGTTTACCAGTTTTTGCTGATATCGCATTGTTGAAGCAAGATTATGTTGGAATGCCATATGGTCTTGATGAAAGCCAAGCAGGTTCTATTTCAAACAGTGATGTTTCTTTCTTAGGTCTTGCAATGAGACAACAAGATTCTCCAGGTTACATGGTTACTGCTGCTCAAATGCACCTTGCAATGGCTGAAGCTGCTGTTTTAGGATGGATGACAGATGCAGAAACTCACTACAATGCAGGTGTTAAGGCTAGCCTTGACCAGTATGGTGTTGGAGCTGGAGCTGATGCATATTTGGCAAAAGATGGTGTTAAGTTTAACGCATCTACTGCAATGCAACAAATTGGGGATCAAAGATGGATCGCTTTATTTGGAATTGGGTATGAGGCTTGGGCAGAATGGAGAAGAACTGGATACCCAGTTTTAAGTCCTCCTGCAAACAACTTGAATCCAAGTGGCTTATTGCCAAGACGTGAAGGGTACACTACAACTGAGCGTGACCTTAACGGTGCCAACTATACTGCTGCAATTAGCAAAATGGGTGGTAAAGATGATTTAGATGGTAGAGTGTGGTGGGATAAGTAA
- a CDS encoding Starch-binding associating with outer membrane — protein sequence MNKYKILGVLSFFLLLSTSCQDYLDINTNPNSATSATPDLVLPQAIVGFANISNQFNAYGGHFGGYIANAGGFSGFGNLFNYNLVPANYNGLWVNSYDNLQDLNYVIKETEGKDELAYYNAAATILMAAGYQRLVDTFNDVPYSEALSSDETLIPKYDDASTIYASLFANLDNAIKLIDNAKFPLSLNGSSDPLFAGNMTSWKRFANTLRLRMSLRTDGALTGIDSSIGFLNTDAIVNPGYVKDKPNPLWATWGYTTTGTLSNSSRIPTKFSFGFYDGNKLADAGRGGVIFKSFSVGGTATPVNQLGNEVDNPAIITNYPTWYTGTYSSSSSISNALGVLKGPSQGQVLMLHAESLFLQSEARLRGILTDGDFAADFNAGIKASYTYLYKDVTNVLSPDKDVNADFEAYKLANEGKYLVNISAANGQTEQLEAIITQKYIALNMINSDESWNEYRRTGFPKTDPKGTAYENMAALLSNSTRPDKLPTRVLYPSSEQSYNSSNYKAIDQFSDKIFWDKN from the coding sequence ATGAATAAATATAAAATTTTAGGTGTACTTAGCTTTTTTCTATTGCTGAGCACATCATGTCAAGATTATTTAGATATCAACACCAATCCTAACTCGGCAACAAGTGCAACACCAGACTTGGTTTTGCCACAAGCAATTGTTGGATTTGCTAACATATCTAATCAGTTTAATGCTTACGGTGGTCACTTTGGTGGATATATTGCTAATGCTGGAGGGTTCTCTGGATTTGGGAACTTGTTTAATTACAACTTAGTACCTGCCAACTACAACGGACTATGGGTAAATTCATATGACAACCTTCAAGATCTTAATTATGTAATTAAAGAAACTGAAGGAAAAGATGAGTTAGCCTATTACAATGCTGCTGCCACCATATTAATGGCTGCAGGCTATCAAAGGTTGGTCGATACTTTTAATGATGTTCCTTATTCTGAGGCACTTAGCAGTGATGAGACTTTGATTCCTAAGTACGATGATGCAAGTACCATTTATGCTAGCTTATTCGCGAACTTGGATAATGCGATTAAGTTGATTGATAATGCAAAATTTCCTCTTAGCCTAAACGGTTCTTCTGATCCGCTTTTTGCAGGAAACATGACGTCTTGGAAAAGATTCGCAAATACGTTGAGGTTGAGAATGTCCTTGAGAACCGATGGAGCTTTGACTGGAATAGATTCCTCAATTGGTTTCTTAAATACTGACGCAATTGTGAATCCTGGTTATGTAAAAGATAAGCCAAATCCATTATGGGCAACTTGGGGATACACTACTACAGGTACTTTATCAAACTCATCTCGAATTCCAACAAAATTTAGTTTTGGTTTTTATGACGGAAATAAGTTGGCTGATGCTGGTAGAGGAGGCGTAATTTTCAAAAGCTTTAGCGTTGGTGGTACTGCAACTCCAGTTAATCAACTTGGAAACGAAGTAGACAATCCAGCTATTATTACCAACTATCCAACTTGGTATACTGGAACTTATAGCTCATCTTCAAGTATTTCTAATGCATTGGGAGTATTGAAAGGACCTTCTCAAGGTCAAGTTCTTATGCTTCATGCCGAATCATTGTTCTTGCAGTCAGAAGCAAGACTAAGAGGGATTTTAACTGATGGTGACTTTGCAGCTGATTTTAATGCAGGTATCAAGGCGTCATATACCTATCTGTACAAAGATGTTACGAATGTATTATCGCCAGATAAGGATGTAAATGCAGATTTTGAGGCATATAAATTAGCAAACGAGGGTAAGTACTTGGTGAATATCAGTGCTGCAAATGGACAAACGGAACAGTTGGAAGCGATTATTACTCAAAAGTATATCGCTCTTAACATGATTAATTCGGATGAAAGTTGGAATGAGTATAGGAGAACTGGTTTTCCGAAAACAGATCCAAAGGGAACTGCGTATGAGAACATGGCAGCTTTGCTTTCTAACTCAACAAGGCCAGATAAGCTACCAACACGAGTGCTTTATCCATCTTCGGAGCAGTCGTATAACTCATCTAATTATAAAGCAATTGATCAATTTTCAGACAAAATATTCTGGGATAAAAATTAA
- a CDS encoding TonB-linked outer membrane protein, SusC/RagA family, whose translation MKKFLLTFLLIGCVGFVFAQGTISGTVTSADDGSEIPGVSVRVQGTSVGTQTDASGKYSIKAAKGATLQFSFIGFTLQEVTVGNSTTVNVSMAADTRVLQEVVVTGLGRVKEEKAVGTAMQTIGSDKLTFVKQTNVASALSGKIAGVKLQGAPSTSFREPNLQIRGASGLSIYGSPLYVLDGTPVELNAVNMDNVESISVLKGAAATAIYGQRASEGVIVLTTKRAKKGSIQVDINSATTFSNVYNLPPYQNEYAGGYDQEMPTFAYNSAIHPAEWASFDGQNILEYYADESWGPKIDGRQYRPYYSWFPSHPDFGKQTTLSPQPDNVKDFFQTGVDLNNNITIGGGSENGTIRLSYTNINRTLPVPNTELKRNFVTLNSTYQLSKKLEASANFNYMREDQQGRPLEGYAQGLTGSFNQWFQRQLDMSVLKEYKNSDGTFNSWNISGPENTTPLYWDNPYYDVNENIYDHNQDRIYGDISLKYNITDKFNVQGWVRNSSRFFDNSFNIASGGLNQDAYYTSDAKSTEMNYEVLANYNERFGDITLDLSAGGNIRDEKAIFTSQSTVGGLSIPGFYQISSSKDQPNVQYRIRNKMVRSVYGIASVGYKGFLFIDGTLRNDWSSTLPVENNSYLYPSIAGSFVFSDFIKSENILSFGKLKASWASIGSDTNPYQIYPVYSAGPVGSYTVMSLPSQLPNTALKPTLSSSYDLGFELRFLRDKIGFDFTYYNRENTNQILPLSVPSSSGYSTALVNAGNIQNQGIELAMNINPIKNDNFNWEINFNIAKATTIVNELAEGIDNYVLPTFATYGIGTQVSGSSTAFGPSVNAKVGEAFGTLIGNGYKRDANGNKVVGADGKYLVDANVNLGSILPDFTGGVINTLTYKNVSLNFNIDFQKGGKVYSVTRMFNAYSGLGAETVGANAKGNPMRDPVADGGGFLAEGVLADGTVNTNYIPATTYFKSLFRLHERWLYDASYAKLREVALGYTLPKNVYENVLPFRSIYVGAVASNVLILRQPVVGLDPSELESIWSEGGQLPAARSFGFNVKLGL comes from the coding sequence ATGAAGAAATTTCTACTAACATTCCTATTGATAGGATGTGTGGGATTTGTTTTCGCTCAAGGAACAATCTCAGGAACAGTAACTTCTGCCGACGATGGTTCGGAAATCCCTGGAGTTAGTGTGCGTGTGCAAGGTACCAGTGTAGGTACTCAGACTGATGCGTCTGGAAAGTATAGCATCAAGGCAGCGAAAGGTGCCACTTTACAATTTAGTTTTATTGGATTCACTCTTCAGGAAGTTACTGTTGGCAATAGCACAACAGTAAATGTTTCTATGGCTGCTGACACTAGAGTACTACAAGAGGTTGTGGTTACTGGTCTTGGTCGAGTAAAAGAAGAGAAAGCGGTAGGTACTGCAATGCAAACAATTGGAAGCGATAAGTTGACTTTTGTTAAGCAAACTAACGTAGCTAGTGCTTTATCTGGAAAGATTGCTGGTGTGAAGCTTCAAGGAGCTCCATCTACTTCATTCCGTGAGCCAAACCTTCAAATTAGAGGTGCTTCAGGTCTTTCGATCTATGGTAGCCCTTTGTATGTATTGGATGGTACTCCAGTAGAATTGAATGCGGTAAACATGGACAACGTTGAGTCTATTTCTGTATTGAAAGGTGCTGCAGCAACTGCAATTTACGGTCAAAGAGCTTCTGAAGGAGTAATCGTTTTGACTACAAAAAGAGCTAAGAAAGGCTCAATTCAGGTTGACATTAACTCTGCAACTACTTTCTCTAATGTTTATAACTTACCTCCATACCAAAATGAGTATGCTGGTGGATATGACCAAGAAATGCCAACTTTTGCTTATAACTCTGCTATACACCCTGCAGAATGGGCAAGTTTTGATGGTCAAAACATTCTAGAATATTATGCAGATGAAAGCTGGGGGCCAAAAATTGATGGAAGACAATATCGTCCATACTACTCATGGTTCCCTTCTCACCCGGACTTTGGAAAGCAAACTACTTTATCTCCACAACCAGATAACGTAAAAGATTTCTTCCAAACTGGTGTTGATCTTAACAATAACATTACAATTGGTGGTGGAAGCGAAAATGGAACTATCCGTTTGTCTTACACTAACATTAATAGAACTCTTCCTGTGCCAAACACAGAATTGAAGAGAAACTTTGTGACTTTGAATAGTACTTACCAATTATCTAAGAAATTGGAAGCAAGTGCTAACTTTAACTACATGCGTGAAGATCAGCAAGGTCGTCCACTTGAAGGTTATGCTCAAGGTTTGACTGGTAGCTTTAACCAATGGTTCCAACGTCAATTGGATATGAGTGTTCTTAAAGAGTACAAAAACTCTGATGGAACTTTCAATTCTTGGAATATTTCTGGTCCAGAAAATACAACTCCATTGTATTGGGATAATCCATACTATGATGTGAACGAAAATATCTATGATCACAATCAAGATAGAATTTATGGAGATATTAGCTTGAAGTATAATATCACTGATAAGTTTAACGTACAAGGATGGGTAAGAAACAGTTCTCGTTTCTTTGATAACTCATTCAATATTGCATCTGGTGGTTTGAACCAAGACGCTTATTACACTTCTGATGCTAAGTCAACAGAAATGAACTACGAAGTTCTTGCTAACTATAACGAAAGATTTGGAGATATTACTCTTGATTTAAGTGCTGGTGGTAACATTAGAGATGAGAAAGCAATATTTACATCTCAAAGTACTGTAGGTGGACTTTCTATTCCTGGATTCTATCAGATTTCTTCAAGTAAAGATCAGCCTAACGTGCAGTACAGAATTCGAAACAAAATGGTTCGAAGTGTATACGGTATAGCATCTGTTGGTTACAAAGGATTCTTGTTTATTGATGGAACTTTGAGAAATGACTGGTCTTCAACTCTTCCAGTTGAAAACAATTCTTACCTATATCCTTCTATTGCTGGTAGTTTTGTATTCTCTGACTTTATCAAGTCTGAAAATATCCTTTCTTTCGGTAAGTTGAAAGCTTCATGGGCATCTATTGGTAGTGATACTAATCCATACCAAATCTACCCTGTTTACAGTGCAGGACCTGTAGGAAGTTACACAGTAATGAGCTTGCCAAGTCAATTGCCTAACACTGCTTTGAAGCCAACGCTTTCTAGCTCATATGACTTAGGTTTTGAATTGAGATTCCTAAGAGACAAAATTGGATTTGATTTCACTTACTATAACAGAGAGAACACAAATCAAATTCTTCCATTGTCTGTACCATCATCTAGTGGTTATTCTACTGCATTGGTTAACGCTGGTAACATCCAAAACCAAGGTATTGAGTTAGCGATGAATATCAACCCAATCAAAAATGATAACTTCAACTGGGAGATTAACTTCAATATTGCTAAAGCGACTACAATCGTAAACGAATTAGCTGAAGGAATTGATAACTATGTACTTCCAACTTTCGCTACTTATGGAATTGGAACTCAGGTTTCAGGTTCATCTACGGCATTTGGACCATCTGTTAACGCCAAAGTAGGTGAGGCATTTGGAACACTTATTGGAAACGGATACAAGAGAGATGCTAACGGAAATAAAGTTGTTGGTGCTGATGGAAAATACTTAGTTGATGCTAATGTTAACCTTGGTTCTATTCTTCCAGATTTCACTGGTGGTGTAATCAACACATTGACTTACAAAAACGTAAGCTTAAACTTTAACATTGACTTCCAGAAAGGTGGAAAAGTATATTCTGTAACAAGAATGTTTAATGCATACTCTGGCCTTGGTGCTGAGACTGTAGGAGCAAATGCCAAAGGAAACCCTATGAGAGATCCAGTTGCTGACGGTGGCGGATTCCTTGCAGAAGGAGTTTTGGCTGATGGAACTGTAAATACAAATTATATTCCAGCTACAACTTATTTCAAGTCTCTATTTAGATTACATGAGAGATGGTTATATGATGCTAGCTATGCGAAATTAAGAGAAGTTGCACTTGGGTATACTTTACCTAAGAATGTATATGAAAACGTACTTCCATTCAGAAGCATTTACGTAGGAGCTGTTGCAAGTAATGTCTTGATTTTGAGACAACCAGTAGTAGGTCTTGACCCATCAGAGCTTGAGAGCATTTGGTCAGAAGGTGGACAGCTTCCAGCTGCAAGATCATTTGGTTTTAACGTGAAATTGGGACTATAA